The Spirochaetaceae bacterium genomic sequence CGTGCTCGTTCAGCGTGCGGGTGACGTTGCGCGACTGGCCGGTCTCCACCTTCAGCAGCACCTTGACGCCAACCGCCTCCCAGTACTCCTTGATCAGTTCCATCGCCGGGACCGGAGTGCCCTCGGCGTACTCGATCAGGATCTGCAGCTCCTCGCCGCCGGGAGCGTGCCGGAATCCGTCCCGGCTGCGCTCGGTCATGCCGATCTCGTCGAGCAGGGCGTTGGCCTGATCCGGGTCGTAGTCGGCCCATGCATTGCCCCACTCCTCCTGGTAGTAGCTGTGCACCGGCGGCACCGCCGCCTGCCGCGCCGTCGACAGGCCGAAGAACACCTGCTCGTTCACCTCGTCGCGGTTGATGGCCAGCGACAGGGCCTGCCGGAAGCGCACGTCCTGGTACAGCTCCGCCCGCCATTCCTGCTCGTGGTTCTGGTTCAGGACCAGGCCCACCTCGGCGGCGGACAGCCCGGGAATCAGCGTCACCGTGTAGCCCCCGGCCTCCTCGTTCTCCTTGTACAGGGCGAAGTTCTCCAGGCTGGTCTGGCCGTACGCCAGATCCGCCTCGCCGCCGATGATCTTGAGGTTGTACACCTCCTTCTCGACCACCGTGGAAACGACGCGGTCGATGTAGGGGAGCTGGTTGCCGGCGGTGTCGACGCGCAGGTAGTAGGGGTTGCGCTCGAACACCCGCACGGTGGGCGTGATCTCGGTGAACCGCCACGCCTGGATCACCGGCAGGTCGAGGTCGGTCGACGGTTTCCAGAAGAAGTGATCGGTGAACGCCTGCTGCCAGGTCTCGTGCCCCTCCTCCTTGGCCACCTCGTTGGCCTTGTCGTTGAAGTCGATGTGCCACTTCTTGAGGTAGTGCTTGGGCTTCAGCATCTCCCAGTCGCCGCCGTGCCAGGTAGCCAGCTTGACCAGCATCTCGGGATGCGGCGAGTCGAACTCCAGGCGCACGGTCTGCGCGTCGACTGCCACCGCGTTGGTCACGAACGGGCTCTTCTTGTAGGTCACCACCTCGGGGTGGTTGTGCATCGACATGAACTGGAACACCACGTCGTCCGAGCTGATGGGATGGCCGTCGGACCACTTGTGTCCCTCGCGCAGGGTGATCGTCACCGAGGTGTTGTCGGCGCCCATCTGCACCGATTCGGCCACGTCGGGCAGCAGCTTCCCGTCGACCCCCTTGAGCATGTAGGGGCCGCGCTCGACGCTCTCGGTCATGTCCTGCCACGGCCAGTTGTCGAGGGCGAACACGCGCACCGTGCCGCCGTACGTGCCCACCTCGTCGATCGGGGTGCGTACCGACGGGTTCAGCGGCAACCGCTCGTCCACCGGCGGCAGTTCGCCCGCTGCCACCAGGGCGGC encodes the following:
- a CDS encoding ABC transporter substrate-binding protein yields the protein MIKRQFMLIAAVLLVCSPLAFAGGAEEGASGAEMAAERTGKYGEAPMLAALVAAGELPPVDERLPLNPSVRTPIDEVGTYGGTVRVFALDNWPWQDMTESVERGPYMLKGVDGKLLPDVAESVQMGADNTSVTITLREGHKWSDGHPISSDDVVFQFMSMHNHPEVVTYKKSPFVTNAVAVDAQTVRLEFDSPHPEMLVKLATWHGGDWEMLKPKHYLKKWHIDFNDKANEVAKEEGHETWQQAFTDHFFWKPSTDLDLPVIQAWRFTEITPTVRVFERNPYYLRVDTAGNQLPYIDRVVSTVVEKEVYNLKIIGGEADLAYGQTSLENFALYKENEEAGGYTVTLIPGLSAAEVGLVLNQNHEQEWRAELYQDVRFRQALSLAINRDEVNEQVFFGLSTARQAAVPPVHSYYQEEWGNAWADYDPDQANALLDEIGMTERSRDGFRHAPGGEELQILIEYAEGTPVPAMELIKEYWEAVGVKVLLKVETGQSRNVTRTLNEHDVRASGIGEASETGNYITGGGEQFTCNRSRGVTADSRWMPCGTDNGWGWQWGKWLAANAAIKAGTHTLADFGGEMPGWEPPQEIKDLDEWSWAIRVTEFGSPEYVELATNISALQAEKLWAIGVVGMSPTIYISRSNIGNVPKEYSIGVEWPIGLNYWGDQLFFRQ